In Kwoniella dejecticola CBS 10117 chromosome 4, complete sequence, one genomic interval encodes:
- a CDS encoding 5-aminolevulinic acid synthase gives MQVTSLLRYSGVCPFLGHSTANSLRSMASTNVNSNVSTLTAKAMTCPMMGPKLASISQARSYASVAGNKEVEAMHKQKNVQFNNAEAAKCPHAQAAREAAENVKETARTAGRFDYQGFYDAELQKKHKDKSYRYFNNINRLAAKFTVAHTSNVKDEVDVWCANDYLGMSKNPVVLGTMKRTLERYGAGAGGTRNIAGNGALHLSLEDEVASLHRKQAALVFSSCYVANDACLATIGAKLPGCVIFSDSSNHASMIQGIRHSGAKKVIFKHNDLADLEAKLQAVPKETPKLIAFESVYSMCGSVAPIEAICDLADKYGAITFLDEVHAVGMYGPNGAGVAEHLDYDAHNATRLSSDPVKGSVMDRIDIITGTLGKAYGVVGGYIAGSSDLVDVVRSYAPGFIFTTSLPPAIVAGAQASIAYQREYKGDRRLQQLNTREVKRQLQGLDIPVVPNPSHIIPVLVGDAALAKEASDMLLSKHHIYVQSINYPTVAVGEERLRITPTPGHSTEQITHLVESVNSVFNKLNLKRISDWKAVGGRAGVGAPNAVAPENVWSDKQLGLKDGSAPERLTNGSKGVVHDEGVEVAQKRLTHLLGADAGPALASIPYL, from the exons ATGCAAGTAACCTCTCTACTTCGATATTCCGGAGTATGTCCCTTCTTGGGGCACTCCACTGCCAACTCGCTCCGATCGATGGCATCGACCAACGTCAATTCAAACGTATCAACCTTGACTGCTAAAGCTATGACTTGCCCCATGATGGGTCCCAAGCTCGCTTCCATCTCTCAAGCTAGATCGTACGCTTCTGTAGCTGGGAAcaaagaggtcgaagctatgcacaag CAAAAGAACGTCCAGTTCAACAATGCTGAAGCTGCTAAATGCCCTCACGCTCAAGCTGCCAGGGAAGCAGCTGAGAATGTCAAGGAAACCGCTAGGACAGCTGGTAGATTCGATTATCAAGGTTTCTACGATGCTGAGCTGCAGAAGAAACACAaggacaa GTCATACCGATACTTCAATAACATCAATCGACTCGCTGCCAAGTTCACAGTCGCGCATACATCCAATGTCAAAGATGAAGTAGATGTATGGTGTGCAAACGATTATCTGGGTATGAGTAAAAATCCGGTCGTGCTCGGCACAATGAA ACGTACGCTAGAACGGTacggtgcaggtgcaggtggtaCCCGAAACATCGCTGGAAATGGTGCATTGCATCTCTCACTCGAAGACGAAGTCGCTTCTCTTCATCGTAAACAAGCCGCATTGGTCTTCTCATCGTGCTACGTCGCCAATGACGCTTGCCTAGCAACGATCGGAGCCAAATTACCTGGATGTGTCATTTTCTCCGATTCGTCCAATCACGCTTCTATGATTCAAGGTATCCGACATTCGGGCGCCAAGAAGGTCATCTTCAAGCACAACGATCTTGCCGATCTAGAAGCCAAACTTCAGGCTGTCCCTAAGGAGACCCCAAAACTCATCGCTTTCGAGTCCGTCTACTCCATGTGCGGTTCTGTCGCTCCCATCGAAGCCATTTGCGACTTGGCCGACAAATACGGCGCTATCACTTTCCTAGATGAAGTGCACGCTGTGGGCATGTATGGTCCGAATGGTGCTGGTGTCGCTGAACACCTCGATTACGATGCTCACAACGCCACTCGACTCTCCTCCGATCCGGTCAAGGGTAGTGTGATGGACcgaatcgatatcatcaCTGGAACTCTCGGAAAAGCTTACGGAGTTGTCGGCGGATACATCGCTGGATCGTCCGATTTAGTCGATGTAGTCCGATCTTACGCTCCCggattcatcttcaccactTCTCTCCCTCCGGCAATCGTTGCCGGTGCTCAAGCTTCTATAGCTTATCAGAGGGAATACAAAGGCGATAGGCGATTACAGCAACTCAATACGCGAGAAGTCAAGAGACAGCTTCAAGGTCTCGATATCCCAGTCGTTCCCAATCCTTCGCACATCATTCCCGTTCTCGTAGGAGATGCGGCCTTGGCGAAAGAAGCTTCCGATATGTTGTTATCCAAACATCATATCTACgttcaatcgatcaattatCCGACTGTGGCTGttggagaagaacgattgaGAATCACGCCTACTCCAGGACACTCGACTGAACAGATTACTCACCTCGTGGAATCTGTCAATTCTGTATTTAACAAGCTCAACCTGAAGAGAATCTCAGATTGGAAAGCCgtcggaggaagagcagGTGTAGGAGCGCCTAATGCTGTTGCTCCGGAGAACGTGTGGTCCGATAAACAATTAGGTCTCAAAGATGGATCTGCCCCGGAGAGATTGACGAATGGATCAAAGGGAGTCGTTCACGATGAAGGTGTCGAAGTCGCTCAGAAGAGATTGACTCATCTACTTGGTGCGGACGCTGGGCCGGCTTTAGCTTCTATCCCTTACCTTTAG